The DNA sequence GAGGGGGAGGAGCAAAGCCCCTCCCCTCAGACCCCTCCCAAGAATCCTCTTTCCCTCAGAAACCAAAAACCATAACTAACAACCCGCCTCACACTGTCCAACCGATGGGGTCCACTTCTTTCTGCGGTTGGCGAGGACTTACCTGCGGGGAAGGGGACAGGTCGAATTTAATCGCCGCAGAAGGCCGGGGAAGTGCGATAATCTGGCGCTTGACGGACGTTTCGGGACTATTCACGGTTAACACTCCTACGTTGATGACCGGCTCCCGCAAGGGGACCGATGGCACAACGGCGCGGTCGCCAAGTGGTAAGGCCGAGCTCTGCAAAAGCTCTATCGCCGGTTCGATTCCGGCCCGCGCCTCCAAATCCGCCAGAGGCGGATATGCCCCGGGCCTGCGGAGGGGAGTCTCATGCTGCGCCGCCTTGGAGAAGCCGCGATTACTTCGCAGGCTTCAAAAACCCGTTCACATCGAGCCAGTGCAGGAATACCGGGAACCAGCCGTTGGCGGTGTTGCCCGGATAGCCGAGGCCGAAGCCATGGCCGCCGTTTTGGAAGAGGTGGAACTCCACGGGAATACCGGCATCGTACCAGGACTTCACCACCCCAAATTGGCCGCGAAAGAGAAAATCATCGCTCGCGATCACGTTGAACATGGGCGGGGCATTCTTCGGTACCTCGACCGGGCCCATCATGCCGTAGATCGGCGCGATGAAGGCGAGCTTCATGGTCTTTGAGTGCAAAGTTGCGTGCAGCGTCAGCCCGGCACCCGCGGAAAACCCGACCATCCCGATTCGCTTGGTATCGATGCCCCATTGCCCGGCATTTTTGAGGAGAAGCGCGTAGGCCGCTTCCGCGTCGGCTAGCTGGTTGTCCAGATTTGGCACCAAGGGGCGCGCGGTCCCGTTCTCGCCTGTGCCAGCCGCTGAGAAAAGTTGCTTCATCGCCTGTTCGAGCCCTGCGAGCGTGTCGGGCGTGGGCACGAGTCGGTACTTGAGTACAAACGCGGCAACCCCGCGTTCGGCGAGGGCATTGGCTACCTTCCAGCCTTCGTTGTTGATCGACAGCCAGCGGTAGCCGCCGCCGGGAGTCACGATCACGGCCGCGCCATTGGCTTTTCCCGGAGCGGGGAGAAAGGGAGTCAGCGTCGCGGTGGAGACGTTATGAACCATCGGCTCGCCCCATTGGCGAAACCACCCTTCCTTGGCGGGCTGGTTCTCGACTCCGCCCGTGCCGAGCGGAATGGCATTGGGTTCGGCAGGAGCCTCGAGGGGATAAAGAGCGCCGTCCTGGGCTGCGGCGCTGAGTGCAAGGGCAAAGGTCGCAACAAGCAAACAGATGCGTTTCATGGGGGAGTGGAGCGAGGTAATGCACTGGTGGCGGGGCTGACAAAGCTGCATCAGGTCTATAACTTGACCGTTTACTGGCGACCGCTGGAAAACAGGGATGAGGCACCTTGAGAGGAAGATCATGGGGCGCGTGAGGCCACACTTGTTTTTCGAGGGATTTTGCCCAAGCTGCGCGTGATATGCGTCTTCGCCTCAGTGCCTTGGTTGTCTGGATCGGCCTGGGAATCCCCATGTTTGCCCAGAGCCTCAATGTGGAGGTGGCAAACCTGCGCGAGGATGTGCGCCTGTTGGTGCAAAAGGTGGGAGAGCTCCAACTTCGGGTGGAACAGCTTGAGCGCGAGAATAGCCAGCTCGCCACCCACTTGGAAGGTGCGCGATCGGGGCTCGTCACCCTGGCACAGCTGAATGACGCCGTGGCCGAACTCGAGAAACAGATTCGTGCCTCGTCCGCTTCAACAAAGAACGAAACACTCCAGCAGGTGTCAGTGCAGCTGGAGAAGCTGGCAAAGCAGACGAATGCCGCACTTGACGCGATGAGTGGTCGTGGCTCGTCGCCCGTGTCCGCACCTCGCACCAGCTTCAGCGAAGATTTTCCAAAAGAAGGCATTGAGTATGTCGTGGAGAAAGGCGACACCCTCGCCCTGATTTCCAAGAAGACGGGCGGCAAACAGAACGACATCATCAACGCCAATAAGCTTGCGGACCCCTCGAAGATTCGGGTGGGCCAGAAACTTTTCATCCCTCTCGCTAAATAACATGGCAGCTCCCAAATCTCGTCTCGGCCGCGGTCTCGGCGGTCTTATTGCCAACGCCGCGCCGGCGAAAAAAGAGGAACCGAAGCCTGCTCCGAAAGCGGAAGCGGCACCGACGCCTTCCGTTCCACCACCTCCTCCCGGAGCGCCGGGCTTTCAGGAGATCCTAGTGTCCGCGATCGTGCCGAGTCCGTACCAGGCGCGCCGTGACATTGCACCGGAGCAACTGCAGGAGCTGGCCGAGAGCATTCGTTCCGAGGGTCTTCTCCAACCGGTGGTGGTGCGCAAAGACGGCGAGAAGTACCAGCTGATCGCGGGTGAACGTCGCTGGCGTGCCTTTCAACTGCTCAAGATCAAGGCGATTCCCGCGCGCGTGGTCGAGGCGAGCAACGCGTCGTCTGCAGCGCTCGGGCTCATCGAGAATCTGCAGCGCGAAGGACTCAACCCGATCGAAGAGGCGTTTGGATATGCCAGTCTCATCCGCGATTTCGACCTCACCCAGGAAGCCGCCTCCGAACGTGTGGGCAAAAGCCGCGCGAGCGTCGCCAATTCGCTTCGCCTCCTGGGCCTCGACCCGGAAACGCAGGGTTACCTGGGCAAAGGCTTGATCAGCGTTGGCCACGCCAAGGTGCTTCTCGGCGTCGAGGAAGCGGGTCAGCGCGCGCTTCTCGCACGCCGCGTGATCGAGGAAGGCCTGAGTGTGCGCGCAACAGAGAAACTGGTGCAGTCAAAGAAGCTTTCGGCGCCTGCCACAAAGCCCACCTCAAGTGGGAAAACGCCGTCGGCGATCGAGGCGCAGGCGGTCGCGAGCATCGAGAAGAAGCTCACGTCGAAATTTGGCGCGCGCGTGGCGCTTCAGCACACCCCGAAGAAGGGAAAGATAGTGATCGAGTACTCGGGCAACGACGACCTTCACCGCATCCTCGAAACCCTCGGCATCGAGGCCTGAAGGCCGCATGACACCATCCGAGGGTGCCGCAGAGACCGTCGACCAGATCCAGCGCTTCTCCCGACGCTGGTTGAAGGAACGGCTGCCGCTCCTCGACACGATCCGCGGCTACGACGGCAACACGTTCAAGGCCGACGCGGTCGCCGCCGCCACAGTTTCGCTCGTCTCGATTCCGCAGGCGATCGGCTTTGCGCTTATCGTCGGCCTGCCTCCGCTGATGGTGATCATGTCGGTGATCGTGGGCGGGTTTGTCTGTGCCTTGTTCAGCTCGTCACGGCACCTGGTGTTCGGCCCGACCAACTCGATCAGTATCATCCTCACCGCCACGATCTATCGAATCAGCCAGGGCAACAATCTTGGTGCGGCGGAGATCGCGTTGATTCTAGCGGTGTTGATCGGTCTTTTTCAGCTCGTCGCGGGTCTCGCCCAACTCGGAAAGATCACGCAGTTCATCTCTCGGTCGGTGATCATCGCGTACGGGTCTGCAGTGGGTCTTCTTCTCGCGGCGGGGCAGGTCCCGCACCTGCTCGGCATCGAGGCGGGTGTCCGCGGCAACTTTTTCGACAACCTCATCGGCGCGGCGTACAACCTGGCGTACCTGAATTTCAACTTCTACGCCGCAATCCTCGGTCTCGCGACGTTGTTGATTTTTGAGGCGATCGAGCGGTTTCTCCCACGCTTTCCCGCCGAGCTCTTTGGCCTGGTGTCGTTGTCGTTGCTTACTCAATACGTCGGGCTGAAGGAGTTGGGAATTCGGACGGTGGGAGATGAGGGCGCCTTGTCGGTCTCCGTGCCGTCCTTCGGGGGCATTCCTGCCGGTGCGCTTGACTGGGGCATTGCTTCGCAGCTCCTCGGAGCCGCGCTTGCGATCGCGCTCCTCGGCATGCTGGAGTCGATCTCGATTGCCAAGACCATCGCGGCGAAGTCGGGTCAGAAGATTGATTCCAACCAGGAATTGATCGCGATGGGCCTGGGCAACCTCGCCAACTCGATCTACGGCGGCATGCCGGGGTCGGCGTCCTTTGCAAGGTCGGCTTCCAACCTGCAGAGCGGCGGCCGTACACAGGTCTCCTCTCTTCTCTCAAGCGTGATGGTGCTCGGGGGGCTCTTCTTCGTGTCTCCAATAATCAACTACATCCCGATCCCGAGCCTCGCCGCGCACCTCATCCGCATCGGCCTCAGGCTCATCAACCGGGAACAGATCCGGGTGGCGATGCGTTCCACCGGTTCCGACGCGATCGTGTTTTTGAGCACGCTGCTCGCGGCATTCGTTCTGAAGCTCGACATCGCCATCTACGTGGGCGTCGGTGTCTCGCTGGCTCTTTTCCTGAGGAAGGCGAGCGCGCCCTCGCTGGTGGAGTACAGCTTTAGCGACACGGGTGCACTCACCGAACTGGAGGACAAATCGAAGCGGCGAAACCAGGCGATTTCGATCGTTCACGTGGAGGGCGAGTTGTTCTTTGGCGCCGCGGACCTGTTTCAGGAACAGGTGCGAATCCTGGCTGACGAGAGCGCCATCCGCGTCGTGATCCTGCGCATGAAGAATGCGCGTCACCTCGACGCCACGTCGGTGATGTCACTCCTTCAATTGCACGAATACCTGCAGAAGACGGAGCGCCACCTGTTGATTTCTGGTATCAATCCCGATGTGGAACGCGTGCTTCGTTCCAGCGGTGCGCTGACCAAGCTTGGGCCGGAGAACATTTTTCCGGCCGAGGCGAATCTCACTGCCAGCACAAAAAAGGCGCTGCTTCGAGCCTCACACTTGCTTCAGACCGGGAAGGCCGACGTACGCATCTTCTACGACCGCAAACGCGACAAAGGCATGGGCGGGGGCTTTCCGGATGACCACGGGAAGCTGGAGGATTATGCGATCTAAGTAGCCAGCAGCCAGTAGCCGGTAGCCAGGAGCCGGGAGCCAGTCGAGTCGCGAGGGTTTGGGTGCGAGGCGTTAGGTGTGACGAGTGGTATCAAATCAGGACTCAACACGGCTCAAGAACGAGGTGTGGTGAGTGACGAGCACCAACTGCTCACCACTCAACACACCTCGGTATCCGGGCCTGAATATACGTGATCCGATACCACTCACCACACCAACTACTGGCTACCGGCTACTGGCTACTGGCTCCCGGCTACTGGCTCCTCAATTATACAGCCAATACTTCCGCGATTCCTTCTGAAACGCTGCGGCTTCCGAGCGCCATTTCACGAGGAACGCCTCAAGATTGACCTTCACGCCATCTCGTTTGAGTGCGTTCCACCATTCCATCGAGCCGGTGTGGATGTTAAAGCTCCGCGTCTGTGTGGCGTTTGCCGCTGCAAAAACGTTTTTCCCCGCCATTTTGCACGTCAGTCGCATCAGGTGAAAACTGAGCTCTGTCGGGCGCCAGTCTTCCCAATCGGTGACTTCGATATAAACGCCCACGGCAGGCTGGCCGTTGGGCTTGGGAACGGAAATTTTGCGAAAGGCGATTCCCGGGAGGCGGAGGGCTTCGAGTTCCCGCTGAATCAGCTCGATTGGTTTGTCGCGATAGTAGAGCCCCCGGAAAGGATACTGATTACCCACGCCGTGGGCGAAGCCGCCGATCTGGGTGCCCAGTCCGGTCATGGCATAGCCGACGCAGGCGGCGAAGTCCTGCACATATGGGGAGGTGGGCGTGAAGGTGAGCCCGGTTTCCGGCCACCTCATGCCGCGGCGCCACCCTGACATGGGCACCACCGTCAACTTGCCGCGTTTACGGACGGCCTCGGGCACCTCAAGCCAACCGGGTGTCCCTGCAGCCATGCGTGCCAATTCACCGATTGTGAGGCCATGTACGTACGGGATCGGGTAGCCGCCCACGCCGGAGAACAAGTTGCGGTCGAGAATAGGGCCGTCGACCTTGAGGCCACCGAGAGGATTTGGCCGGTCGAGCACCATCACCTCCACGCCATTCTCAAAGCACGCCTCAATCGCGTAGCGCATGCAAATGGCGTACGTGTAGGATCGGCTTCCAATGTCCTGAAGGTCGATGACCAGGATGTCCACCCCCTTGAGCTGGGTCTTGGTGGGCTTGCGGTTCTTGCCGTGAAGAGAATAGACCGGAAGACCGGTGCGCTTGTCGATTGAGTCACCGACGTTTTCCCCTGCCGGCGCCAAGCCGTAGATGCCATGCTCGGGCCCAAAGAGCGACACCAGTTTGAAGTTCTGTGCTTTTCGGAGAACATCGACGGTGCTTATGCCTCGATTATTCACCCCGGCGGCATGGGTGAGGAGAGCGACCCGCTTGCCCTGCAAGCCCGAAAAGTTCCGCGCAACCAGCACGTCGATACCGAGTTGCACTGGACCTGCCGGCGTCGGGCGGGTGGGCATCGGAACAGCCGGAGTGGGGACCGGCACCTGGGGTTTTGCCGCCTGAGGTTTGGGTTGGGGAGTGGCGCAACCCGCCAACAGGAGAACGACCGAGAGAACGAGGGAAACGGGGCGGAGACCGAGAAACACGCGACTGACATTGGGCCTCGTGAGCTGCCCGTCCAGAGAGAAGCGCGCATTGAGGAGAAGCGCGCTGGTCTACCGTAGTAAAAAAATTCTGAGGAAACTCACAAATTGTGCCGAAAGGGAGGGCATGTCCCAAGCGTCAGCCGCCTCGCCCAATGCGTCCGTCGCTCCCTTTGGAGCCGAGACTTCCGGCGGACCCTGCACGTCATGCCTGTACTGGTTGTCGTCCCATGGGTGCTGTCGGAGTGACAGCGAGAGGTTCCGGTCAACGCTTCAGGTGGATCATTGCACGGATTGGAAACGTGCCACGCGCACGGCGGTCATTCCGCATGTGAGTTTCAGTCGCGCCCCCTGGCCTGACAATCTACGTCGCACCGCCTGAAGGCCCGACAGGTGTTTGCACACCCCGCGCGCAGCTATTCGGCGCGGACAGAGAGGTGCGACTCCACCTGCGACACTCCTTCGGTGTCCATCGCGAAAGCAACGGCCTTGCTGATGAGTTGAGCGGAGGGGACGGTCCCTGTCAGGATGACGTGACCATTTTCGACCGTGACTTCGATCGCTCGGGCCGAGAGCTCCTTGTCGAGCGTGTACTTGGCCTTGATCACGGACAGGATGCGAGTGTTGGAGAATGCCTGGCTGAGGGCCTGGCCTGCTCCTTCCGCCTTGCGACGCACGAGCTTGCCATGAGATTCGAGGTCACTGCGCACCTCCTCCGGGGTAAGGTTCCACGCTTCAAGCTGCTTCTCGGTGGCATGCCGACCGCGATCGACGAGCGACATGTCTGCGCCGGGCGAGTTCTCGGGGTGCATCGTGTAGTAGACATGAAGCCCGAGGGCGCCGAGGGCGAGGCCGAGGAGGAAGGAGAGAAGTTGCATGACGCCAAGGAAGTGGGGTGTGCCCTGACGGCAAGCCTTGCCTGTCGATTGGGGCTTGAGCGCGAGCGGGAGGTTTGCACCGTGTCCCCATGCTTTTGCGTTGCCAACCGGGCTTTGAGGACGTCCTTGAACGGGAGGCGCGTGCGCGCGGGCTGACCGTGGTGGAGCAGGGCGGCGGTTGGCTGCGGTGCGACGCGGTGCCGACCCCCCCCGCGGATCTCTGCTTTGCGCATGATGTGTTGCTCGACCCGCAGGAAGTCACAGGAGAATCGGTGAACGCGCTCGCCGGCGCAGTGGCGGAGTATTTTTTGACCACCGCCCGGAATGAACGTTTTGACGCGTCCTGGCCCCTGTTTGTATCGGAGGCTGCGGGACTCGAGGGCCTGGGTCGGAGAGCCTCGAACATTCAGGAGGAAGTGGTCGAGCAGGTCAGGCGCAAGATAGCGCGTGTAGCCAAGCTCGCCGATCCCCACCGTCCCCATCAACTCGGTCGGCGGCGCGGGCTCGCCTTGTTTGTAGCCGATTTCAAGCGGGTGTTTGCAGCGCGGGAATGGATATGTGGTGGCCAACGACGCATGGCGGATGACCCGCTGGCGCCCTCACGTTCCTACCTGAAGATTGAAGAGGCCTATAATCTATGCGGTCGGGAGCCCGATGCCGAAGACTCGGTCGCGGACCTCGGCGCGGCGCCGGGAGGGTGGAGCTATAGCGCGGCCAAGCGGCGGGCTCGCGTGGTGGCGGTCGACAACGGCCCCTTGAAGGGCGGCGCACTCGGCCACGCGTTGATTGATCACCGCAAG is a window from the Opitutaceae bacterium genome containing:
- a CDS encoding LysM peptidoglycan-binding domain-containing protein, with the translated sequence MRLRLSALVVWIGLGIPMFAQSLNVEVANLREDVRLLVQKVGELQLRVEQLERENSQLATHLEGARSGLVTLAQLNDAVAELEKQIRASSASTKNETLQQVSVQLEKLAKQTNAALDAMSGRGSSPVSAPRTSFSEDFPKEGIEYVVEKGDTLALISKKTGGKQNDIINANKLADPSKIRVGQKLFIPLAK
- a CDS encoding SulP family inorganic anion transporter codes for the protein MTPSEGAAETVDQIQRFSRRWLKERLPLLDTIRGYDGNTFKADAVAAATVSLVSIPQAIGFALIVGLPPLMVIMSVIVGGFVCALFSSSRHLVFGPTNSISIILTATIYRISQGNNLGAAEIALILAVLIGLFQLVAGLAQLGKITQFISRSVIIAYGSAVGLLLAAGQVPHLLGIEAGVRGNFFDNLIGAAYNLAYLNFNFYAAILGLATLLIFEAIERFLPRFPAELFGLVSLSLLTQYVGLKELGIRTVGDEGALSVSVPSFGGIPAGALDWGIASQLLGAALAIALLGMLESISIAKTIAAKSGQKIDSNQELIAMGLGNLANSIYGGMPGSASFARSASNLQSGGRTQVSSLLSSVMVLGGLFFVSPIINYIPIPSLAAHLIRIGLRLINREQIRVAMRSTGSDAIVFLSTLLAAFVLKLDIAIYVGVGVSLALFLRKASAPSLVEYSFSDTGALTELEDKSKRRNQAISIVHVEGELFFGAADLFQEQVRILADESAIRVVILRMKNARHLDATSVMSLLQLHEYLQKTERHLLISGINPDVERVLRSSGALTKLGPENIFPAEANLTASTKKALLRASHLLQTGKADVRIFYDRKRDKGMGGGFPDDHGKLEDYAI
- a CDS encoding DUF1343 domain-containing protein, which codes for MFLGLRPVSLVLSVVLLLAGCATPQPKPQAAKPQVPVPTPAVPMPTRPTPAGPVQLGIDVLVARNFSGLQGKRVALLTHAAGVNNRGISTVDVLRKAQNFKLVSLFGPEHGIYGLAPAGENVGDSIDKRTGLPVYSLHGKNRKPTKTQLKGVDILVIDLQDIGSRSYTYAICMRYAIEACFENGVEVMVLDRPNPLGGLKVDGPILDRNLFSGVGGYPIPYVHGLTIGELARMAAGTPGWLEVPEAVRKRGKLTVVPMSGWRRGMRWPETGLTFTPTSPYVQDFAACVGYAMTGLGTQIGGFAHGVGNQYPFRGLYYRDKPIELIQRELEALRLPGIAFRKISVPKPNGQPAVGVYIEVTDWEDWRPTELSFHLMRLTCKMAGKNVFAAANATQTRSFNIHTGSMEWWNALKRDGVKVNLEAFLVKWRSEAAAFQKESRKYWLYN
- a CDS encoding ParB/RepB/Spo0J family partition protein, which translates into the protein MAAPKSRLGRGLGGLIANAAPAKKEEPKPAPKAEAAPTPSVPPPPPGAPGFQEILVSAIVPSPYQARRDIAPEQLQELAESIRSEGLLQPVVVRKDGEKYQLIAGERRWRAFQLLKIKAIPARVVEASNASSAALGLIENLQREGLNPIEEAFGYASLIRDFDLTQEAASERVGKSRASVANSLRLLGLDPETQGYLGKGLISVGHAKVLLGVEEAGQRALLARRVIEEGLSVRATEKLVQSKKLSAPATKPTSSGKTPSAIEAQAVASIEKKLTSKFGARVALQHTPKKGKIVIEYSGNDDLHRILETLGIEA
- a CDS encoding alpha/beta hydrolase, whose product is MKRICLLVATFALALSAAAQDGALYPLEAPAEPNAIPLGTGGVENQPAKEGWFRQWGEPMVHNVSTATLTPFLPAPGKANGAAVIVTPGGGYRWLSINNEGWKVANALAERGVAAFVLKYRLVPTPDTLAGLEQAMKQLFSAAGTGENGTARPLVPNLDNQLADAEAAYALLLKNAGQWGIDTKRIGMVGFSAGAGLTLHATLHSKTMKLAFIAPIYGMMGPVEVPKNAPPMFNVIASDDFLFRGQFGVVKSWYDAGIPVEFHLFQNGGHGFGLGYPGNTANGWFPVFLHWLDVNGFLKPAK
- a CDS encoding BON domain-containing protein, translating into MQLLSFLLGLALGALGLHVYYTMHPENSPGADMSLVDRGRHATEKQLEAWNLTPEEVRSDLESHGKLVRRKAEGAGQALSQAFSNTRILSVIKAKYTLDKELSARAIEVTVENGHVILTGTVPSAQLISKAVAFAMDTEGVSQVESHLSVRAE
- a CDS encoding SAM-dependent methyltransferase, with product MLLRCQPGFEDVLEREARARGLTVVEQGGGWLRCDAVPTPPADLCFAHDVLLDPQEVTGESVNALAGAVAEYFLTTARNERFDASWPLFVSEAAGLEGLGRRASNIQEEVVEQVRRKIARVAKLADPHRPHQLGRRRGLALFVADFKRVFAAREWICGGQRRMADDPLAPSRSYLKIEEAYNLCGREPDAEDSVADLGAAPGGWSYSAAKRRARVVAVDNGPLKGGALGHALIDHRKEDAFRFQPAQGQRFDWLFCDLVEEPHHVLKDILEPWIVHGWCRRFIVILKFGRVDPLALLDTLRDPRGIVMQKAHNVHIRHLYHDREEFTLVGEVHR